A stretch of the Acidimicrobiales bacterium genome encodes the following:
- the katG gene encoding catalase/peroxidase HPI: MTEPQDTGDKADNASESESENPVIDAPEPKMGGRPRRNQDWWPNQLDLSVLHQHNERGNPLGTDFDYKAAVAELDVDALKQDLAEVMRTSQDWWPADWGHYGPLFIRMTWHQAGTYRIEDGRGGGGDGGQRFAPLNSWPDNANLDKARRLLWPVKQKYGNKVSWADLLVLAGNVALEDMGFETFGFAFGREDIWEPEEIFWGTEETWVGDERYVDDGPLDLSDTPFGNVTMGLIYVNPEGPKGIPDPLAAAHDIRLTFARMAMDDEETVALIAGGHTFGKAHGAGNPDLIGPEPEGCPVHSMGFGWSNQNGTGKGADTITSGLEGAWTPTPIQWDNSYWETLFGFEWELVESPAGAKQWQPKEPEGQELVPDAHIEGKKNPPMMATTDISMIADPEYRKISERFRDDPDAFADAFARAWYKLLHRDMGPVSRFLGPWVPEPQLWQDPVPAVDHDLVGDADVADLKAKVLDAGISVQDLVFTAWASASSFRDTDKRGGANGARIRLAPQKDWAANEPQRVGRVIEALEGIQQDFNGAGGARISLADLIVLGGCAAVEKAAKDAGHDVTVPFAPGRTDATDEMTDADSFSVLEPKADGFRQYLQAGDKLPPEQHLLDKANLLRLCVPEMTVLVGGLRAIGANHGGTSHGVLTDQPGVLTNDFFVNLLDPGTEWETSVADDGVYDGKDRSTGET; this comes from the coding sequence ATGACGGAACCACAGGACACGGGCGACAAGGCCGACAACGCGAGCGAGAGCGAGAGCGAGAACCCGGTCATCGACGCCCCCGAACCCAAGATGGGTGGCCGGCCGCGTCGCAACCAGGACTGGTGGCCGAACCAGCTCGACCTGTCGGTCCTCCACCAGCACAACGAGCGGGGCAACCCGCTCGGCACCGACTTCGACTACAAGGCGGCCGTCGCCGAGCTCGACGTCGACGCCCTGAAGCAGGACCTCGCCGAGGTCATGCGCACCTCGCAGGACTGGTGGCCCGCCGACTGGGGTCACTACGGCCCGCTCTTCATCCGCATGACCTGGCACCAGGCCGGCACGTACCGCATCGAGGACGGCCGAGGCGGCGGCGGTGACGGCGGGCAGCGCTTCGCCCCGCTGAACAGCTGGCCCGACAACGCCAACCTCGACAAGGCCCGCCGCCTGCTGTGGCCGGTCAAGCAGAAGTACGGCAACAAGGTGTCGTGGGCCGACCTGCTCGTGCTCGCCGGCAACGTCGCCCTCGAGGACATGGGCTTCGAGACCTTCGGCTTCGCCTTCGGCCGGGAGGACATCTGGGAGCCCGAGGAGATCTTCTGGGGTACGGAGGAAACCTGGGTCGGCGACGAGCGCTACGTCGACGACGGCCCCCTCGACCTGAGCGACACCCCGTTCGGCAACGTCACCATGGGCCTGATCTACGTCAACCCCGAGGGCCCCAAGGGCATCCCCGACCCGCTCGCCGCCGCCCACGACATCCGCCTCACCTTCGCCCGGATGGCCATGGACGACGAGGAGACCGTCGCCCTGATCGCCGGCGGCCACACCTTCGGCAAGGCCCACGGCGCCGGCAACCCCGACCTGATCGGCCCGGAGCCCGAAGGGTGCCCCGTGCACTCGATGGGCTTCGGTTGGAGCAACCAGAACGGCACCGGCAAGGGCGCCGACACCATCACCTCGGGCCTCGAGGGGGCGTGGACGCCCACGCCGATCCAGTGGGACAACAGCTACTGGGAGACGCTGTTCGGCTTCGAGTGGGAGCTGGTCGAGAGCCCGGCCGGCGCCAAGCAGTGGCAGCCCAAGGAGCCTGAGGGCCAGGAGCTGGTGCCCGACGCCCACATCGAGGGCAAGAAGAACCCGCCGATGATGGCCACGACCGACATCTCGATGATCGCCGACCCGGAGTACCGCAAGATCTCCGAGCGGTTCCGCGACGACCCCGATGCCTTCGCCGACGCCTTCGCCCGGGCCTGGTACAAGCTGCTCCACCGCGACATGGGCCCGGTCTCGCGCTTCCTCGGTCCGTGGGTCCCCGAGCCCCAGCTGTGGCAGGACCCGGTCCCGGCCGTCGACCACGACCTGGTGGGCGACGCCGACGTGGCCGACCTGAAGGCCAAGGTGCTCGACGCCGGGATCTCGGTCCAGGACCTGGTGTTCACCGCCTGGGCGTCGGCCTCGTCCTTCCGGGACACCGACAAGCGGGGCGGCGCCAACGGTGCCCGCATCCGCCTGGCTCCGCAGAAGGACTGGGCGGCCAACGAGCCCCAGCGGGTCGGCCGGGTCATCGAGGCCCTCGAGGGCATCCAGCAGGACTTCAACGGCGCCGGCGGCGCGCGCATCTCGCTGGCGGACCTGATCGTCCTCGGCGGGTGCGCCGCGGTCGAGAAGGCGGCGAAGGACGCCGGGCACGATGTCACCGTGCCCTTCGCTCCGGGGCGCACCGACGCCACCGACGAGATGACCGACGCCGATTCGTTCTCGGTCCTCGAGCCGAAGGCCGACGGCTTCCGCCAGTACCTGCAGGCCGGCGACAAGCTGCCGCCGGAGCAGCACCTGCTCGACAAGGCCAACCTGCTCCGGCTGTGTGTGCCGGAGATGACGGTCCTCGTCGGCGGCCTCCGGGCCATCGGCGCCAACCACGGCGGCACCTCGCACGGCGTGCTCACCGACCAGCCGGGCGTGCTGACGAACGACTTCTTCGTCAACCTGCTCGACCCGGGCACCGAGTGGGAGACCTCCGTCGCCGACGACGGCGTCTACGACGGCAAGGACCGCAGCACCGGCGAGACC